A window of Sulfurospirillum tamanense contains these coding sequences:
- a CDS encoding YajQ family cyclic di-GMP-binding protein — protein MAKEHSFDITAEVDKQELKNALEQAKKEVANRYDFKGLLAEIDYNEKAKVITLTSTSDAKVEAIKEIVISKVIKRSIASEAIKELKRESVGGGNTKLTLQVVDVISSDDAKKIVKEIKAQKLKVQASIRGEEVRVTAKAIDDLQACIKMVKEMELPLPLSFTNFS, from the coding sequence GTGGCTAAAGAACACAGTTTTGACATTACCGCTGAAGTGGACAAACAAGAGTTAAAAAACGCGTTAGAACAAGCCAAAAAAGAGGTGGCAAACCGGTACGATTTTAAAGGACTGCTTGCCGAGATTGACTACAATGAAAAGGCCAAAGTGATTACCCTCACAAGCACCAGTGATGCAAAAGTGGAGGCAATAAAAGAGATTGTTATCTCAAAAGTTATCAAACGTAGCATTGCCTCAGAAGCCATTAAAGAGCTTAAGCGTGAAAGCGTGGGCGGGGGAAATACAAAGCTAACTTTGCAAGTGGTGGATGTGATTTCCAGCGACGATGCAAAGAAAATTGTCAAAGAAATTAAAGCTCAAAAACTCAAAGTCCAAGCAAGCATTCGCGGAGAAGAGGTGCGCGTGACCGCCAAAGCGATTGACGATTTGCAAGCATGTATCAAGATGGTAAAAGAGATGGAGCTTCCCCTGCCTCTTTCGTTTACAAACTTTTCCTAA
- a CDS encoding integrase, with amino-acid sequence MAKFTVAEASDILGITKEAIYNRIRRGTLKSVTEAGVKHVVLEEEAKSSSAKFSQPKTIPQDDLYVELLKEQVGEFKALVKKLEEDKERLIAEKEALLVHSKEEVERIYKERDKQLKAILSLATRPLLEKTLPAKNETIDADFEELTPYEKELVGEPVPEEWINLGVSMQKKGISEKKQKKINTALVQKVGFCEDVREENGTLFIRRGKKLKELLGKS; translated from the coding sequence ATGGCAAAATTCACGGTTGCAGAAGCTTCGGACATTTTGGGCATTACCAAAGAAGCCATTTATAATCGCATCAGACGTGGCACTTTGAAAAGTGTTACTGAAGCGGGAGTAAAACATGTGGTTCTTGAAGAAGAGGCAAAATCTTCTTCAGCAAAATTTTCCCAGCCTAAAACTATTCCTCAAGATGACCTTTATGTAGAACTTCTCAAGGAACAAGTTGGTGAATTCAAGGCCCTTGTTAAAAAACTTGAAGAAGACAAAGAGCGATTGATTGCAGAAAAAGAAGCGCTGCTTGTCCACTCTAAAGAGGAAGTGGAGCGTATTTACAAAGAGCGTGACAAGCAATTAAAAGCAATTTTATCTTTAGCAACTCGCCCTTTGTTGGAAAAAACATTGCCTGCAAAAAATGAAACCATTGATGCGGATTTTGAAGAGCTAACACCTTATGAAAAGGAGTTAGTGGGAGAGCCAGTACCCGAGGAGTGGATTAACTTGGGCGTTTCTATGCAAAAAAAAGGCATCTCTGAAAAAAAACAAAAAAAGATTAACACGGCCTTAGTTCAAAAAGTTGGGTTTTGTGAGGACGTGAGAGAAGAGAATGGAACGTTGTTTATCCGACGCGGAAAGAAGCTTAAAGAACTTTTAGGAAAATCATGA
- the rpsU gene encoding 30S ribosomal protein S21 translates to MPGIKVHPNDSFDEAYRKFKKQTDRNLVVTETRARQYFEPMTEIRKKQKISARKKMLKRLYMLRRYESRL, encoded by the coding sequence ATGCCAGGAATCAAAGTGCATCCAAATGATTCGTTTGACGAAGCATACCGAAAGTTTAAAAAGCAAACTGATCGTAATCTTGTAGTTACAGAAACACGAGCACGTCAGTATTTTGAGCCGATGACAGAAATTCGCAAGAAACAGAAAATCAGCGCGCGTAAAAAAATGCTTAAACGATTGTACATGCTACGACGTTACGAGTCACGACTCTAA
- a CDS encoding radical SAM/SPASM domain-containing protein, with product MRFAKVYVELTNACGQACSFCPSRPKQKRVMSLESFGHVLLELKPYTKTLALHVFGDPLMLENIKEYMDLAHASGFGIHLVTSGFRLSMHKKTLLSHPALIQLNISLNSALGQCEEKLRTYLEEIMTWCEYKRHHAPRPFVNLRLWNKGGDARDADFSLAIETFFSHTFFHTPMLEWNVEKKVCQLDTKIRLHKEQYFMWPSLSAPVVPDGFCHGLHSHIGVLSDGTVVPCCLDGEGVLMLGNLFIQPLYGILASQKAQEIRRGFDEKKPPEPLCQRCDFRKRFL from the coding sequence ATGCGGTTCGCTAAAGTTTACGTAGAGCTCACCAACGCATGTGGGCAGGCGTGCTCTTTTTGCCCCTCTAGGCCTAAGCAAAAACGCGTCATGAGCCTTGAGAGTTTTGGCCATGTCCTTTTGGAGTTAAAACCCTACACTAAAACCCTTGCTTTGCATGTTTTTGGCGACCCTTTGATGCTTGAAAATATCAAAGAATACATGGACTTAGCCCACGCTAGTGGTTTTGGCATCCATCTTGTTACTAGTGGGTTTCGACTCAGTATGCACAAAAAGACTTTATTGTCACACCCTGCGCTCATTCAGCTTAACATTTCCCTCAATAGTGCCCTGGGCCAATGCGAAGAAAAATTGCGAACGTATTTGGAAGAAATTATGACATGGTGTGAATACAAACGCCACCATGCGCCAAGGCCATTTGTAAACTTACGCTTATGGAATAAAGGTGGCGATGCGCGTGATGCGGATTTTTCTTTGGCAATAGAGACATTTTTTTCTCACACGTTTTTTCACACGCCCATGTTAGAATGGAACGTTGAGAAAAAGGTATGTCAATTGGACACGAAAATACGTTTGCACAAGGAACAGTATTTTATGTGGCCTTCATTAAGTGCGCCTGTTGTGCCAGATGGGTTTTGCCATGGACTCCATTCCCATATTGGTGTTTTAAGTGATGGAACAGTGGTACCTTGCTGTTTAGACGGGGAGGGTGTTTTGATGCTCGGAAATCTTTTTATTCAGCCACTTTATGGTATTTTAGCGTCCCAAAAAGCCCAGGAGATACGTCGTGGATTTGACGAAAAAAAACCTCCAGAACCTTTGTGTCAACGGTGCGATTTTCGAAAGCGTTTTTTATAA
- a CDS encoding D-2-hydroxyacid dehydrogenase: MKLVLLDAKTLGKDADLKVFECFGETVSYETTLPEQTVSRLEGATVAITNKVKIGKAVMEACPQLKLICITATGTDNIDLETAKALGIEVKNVAGYSTHSVAQHTFALVLELLTHVSYYDGFVKNDGWVQSPIFTHIDNPIREIHGKNWGIIGLGAIGRQVAQIATAFGATVCYHSASGSKREEPYPHKSLEALLKECDIVSIHAPFNAHTQGLISAKELSWMRQDALLINVGRGGIVDEVALKEALEAQKIYAGFDVLAIEPMDPNAPLRSLTCKERLVLTPHVAWASIEARTTLIGLVVKNIETFLRSYRG; the protein is encoded by the coding sequence ATGAAATTAGTATTATTAGATGCCAAGACATTAGGAAAAGATGCGGATTTAAAAGTTTTTGAGTGCTTTGGCGAAACAGTAAGTTATGAAACAACTTTGCCCGAACAGACGGTTTCGCGCCTTGAGGGCGCAACGGTTGCCATCACCAACAAAGTCAAAATCGGCAAAGCCGTTATGGAGGCGTGTCCTCAGCTCAAACTCATTTGCATTACCGCAACAGGCACAGATAACATTGACCTTGAGACAGCTAAAGCCTTGGGGATTGAAGTGAAAAACGTGGCGGGGTATTCGACCCATTCGGTAGCCCAGCATACCTTTGCTTTGGTGTTAGAGCTGCTAACACACGTGAGTTATTACGACGGGTTTGTCAAAAATGACGGCTGGGTGCAAAGCCCTATTTTTACCCACATCGACAATCCCATCCGTGAGATTCATGGGAAAAATTGGGGCATTATCGGCCTTGGAGCTATTGGCAGACAAGTGGCGCAGATTGCTACGGCGTTTGGCGCAACGGTGTGCTATCACTCCGCTTCAGGTTCCAAAAGAGAAGAGCCGTACCCGCACAAGAGCCTTGAAGCGCTTCTTAAAGAGTGTGATATCGTGAGCATTCATGCGCCCTTTAATGCGCACACCCAAGGACTCATCAGTGCAAAAGAGCTCTCTTGGATGCGCCAAGATGCATTGCTCATCAACGTAGGGCGCGGCGGCATTGTGGATGAAGTGGCACTCAAAGAGGCCCTTGAAGCTCAGAAGATTTACGCAGGGTTTGATGTGCTAGCTATTGAGCCCATGGATCCTAACGCGCCTTTGCGAAGCCTTACATGTAAAGAACGCTTGGTGCTCACGCCTCATGTGGCATGGGCGAGCATTGAAGCGCGCACAACGCTCATTGGGCTAGTTGTAAAAAATATTGAAACATTCTTAAGGAGTTATCGTGGCTAA
- a CDS encoding glutathionylspermidine synthase family protein — translation MVETLHVKPLTQEFLESIGFWWHTDPDQTPYLTDTLVCVSEAEANAYYEAANTAYEMMVAGAEHVIRHNLFHELGIPFNLVELIRDSWENDVHWHLYGRFDFSGGLGGAPIKLIEFNADTPTALYETAIIQWAHLKYNGLNEAAQFNTLYEALKENFKRLVVFEGDTEAFGRHYEGWKILFSCMGGSIEDEVTTKLLQAAANEAGFHTDFAFVDAVGFNDEEGIFKGEEQFEYWFKLIPWEAIAVEEGTLALTLENIIKNQKAIILNPAYTLLFQSKGMLKILWELFPDHPLLLEARFEPLHVKQVQKPMFGREGANVHILDAAGHPVLEKGGVYGHHPKVFQAYAPFMEDGNKERYQAGVFFAYEGCGLGFRRGGEILDNYSKFVGHVIKESL, via the coding sequence GTGGTAGAGACCTTACATGTAAAGCCTTTAACACAGGAATTTTTAGAATCCATTGGTTTTTGGTGGCACACAGACCCTGACCAAACCCCTTATCTAACCGACACGTTAGTGTGTGTTAGTGAGGCGGAAGCTAACGCCTACTATGAGGCGGCCAATACAGCTTATGAGATGATGGTGGCAGGGGCCGAGCATGTAATTAGGCACAACTTGTTTCATGAGCTTGGCATTCCTTTTAATCTTGTGGAACTTATTCGCGACTCGTGGGAAAATGATGTGCATTGGCACCTCTACGGACGGTTTGATTTTTCAGGAGGCCTTGGTGGGGCGCCCATCAAGCTGATAGAGTTTAATGCCGACACGCCCACGGCATTGTACGAAACCGCCATCATCCAGTGGGCACACCTTAAATACAATGGACTCAATGAAGCCGCGCAGTTTAACACTCTTTACGAAGCGCTCAAAGAAAATTTCAAGCGTCTTGTGGTGTTTGAGGGCGACACTGAGGCATTTGGACGCCACTATGAGGGGTGGAAAATTCTTTTTTCTTGTATGGGTGGTAGCATCGAAGATGAGGTGACTACGAAACTGCTACAAGCTGCGGCCAATGAGGCAGGGTTTCATACGGACTTTGCCTTTGTAGATGCTGTGGGTTTTAACGACGAAGAGGGAATTTTCAAAGGGGAAGAGCAGTTTGAGTATTGGTTTAAACTCATTCCGTGGGAAGCGATTGCGGTGGAAGAGGGAACCTTGGCGTTGACCCTGGAAAACATCATTAAAAACCAAAAAGCGATTATCCTCAATCCCGCTTACACCCTTTTGTTTCAAAGCAAAGGGATGTTGAAGATTTTATGGGAGTTGTTTCCTGATCACCCGTTGTTGCTAGAAGCGCGTTTTGAACCTTTACATGTAAAGCAAGTGCAAAAGCCGATGTTTGGAAGAGAAGGGGCAAATGTGCACATCTTGGACGCTGCAGGCCATCCCGTGCTGGAGAAGGGTGGCGTGTACGGTCACCACCCCAAAGTGTTTCAAGCGTACGCTCCTTTTATGGAAGATGGCAACAAGGAACGTTATCAGGCAGGCGTCTTTTTTGCTTACGAGGGGTGTGGGCTTGGGTTTCGCCGTGGCGGTGAGATTTTAGATAATTATTCCAAATTTGTAGGACATGTGATTAAGGAGAGTCTATGA
- a CDS encoding UPF0323 family lipoprotein → MNIIRKTSDYAVAGGIGLLVVMGLQGCEQKGDEAAFTKASQTQGAFVVIGEEPNGGYTILDEYPSDVTRVILRTLDGNERILSDAELEALVAEEAKKIEAGTSALTGDKVSSGSMGLGEIVLASMAGAMIGSWIGGRLFNSPAYQQQRQSAYKNPQTYSRSVNSFQKARATGTTSSTPKRSGFFGSSGGTSQTGAVSGG, encoded by the coding sequence ATGAATATTATACGAAAAACATCAGATTATGCGGTTGCCGGTGGTATTGGTTTACTTGTGGTGATGGGTTTGCAAGGATGCGAGCAAAAAGGGGATGAGGCGGCTTTTACAAAGGCCAGCCAGACCCAAGGCGCTTTTGTGGTTATTGGCGAAGAGCCAAACGGTGGTTATACCATCTTGGATGAGTACCCAAGTGACGTGACGCGGGTTATTTTGCGCACCCTTGATGGCAACGAGCGGATTTTGAGCGATGCGGAACTTGAAGCACTAGTAGCAGAAGAGGCCAAAAAAATAGAAGCAGGAACATCAGCACTCACAGGAGACAAGGTGAGTTCTGGTTCTATGGGTCTTGGGGAAATCGTCCTTGCTAGTATGGCGGGAGCGATGATTGGTAGTTGGATTGGAGGGCGTTTGTTTAACAGTCCTGCCTACCAACAACAACGCCAAAGTGCTTACAAAAACCCCCAGACTTATAGTCGTAGCGTGAACAGCTTTCAAAAAGCACGGGCTACTGGCACGACAAGCAGTACACCAAAACGCAGCGGCTTTTTCGGCTCCAGTGGTGGCACCAGCCAAACGGGTGCTGTGAGTGGAGGCTAG
- the infC gene encoding translation initiation factor IF-3: MSKQKDVMLNDEIRASEVRCIGDDGTQYGIISRNEALSIAEKMGLDLVLIAPEATPPVCKVMDYGKFKYQQDKKLKEAKKKQKSIEIKEIKFSVKIAQNDVNYKIKHAREFLEEGKHVKFRVFLRGREMANPQAGIDVLERLWPLVEDIADRDKAPALEGRFVNMMTFPKKDNSK, encoded by the coding sequence TTGAGTAAACAAAAAGACGTCATGTTGAACGACGAGATACGTGCAAGTGAAGTGAGGTGTATTGGGGATGACGGTACCCAATATGGGATTATTTCCCGTAACGAAGCACTTTCGATTGCTGAGAAAATGGGCTTGGATTTAGTGCTTATTGCTCCTGAAGCCACGCCACCTGTGTGCAAGGTAATGGATTATGGTAAATTCAAGTACCAACAGGATAAAAAGCTCAAAGAAGCAAAGAAAAAGCAAAAAAGTATCGAAATAAAGGAGATTAAATTCTCTGTGAAAATCGCGCAAAATGATGTGAATTACAAAATCAAGCATGCCCGCGAGTTTCTAGAAGAGGGCAAACATGTCAAATTTCGGGTCTTCTTGCGAGGCCGAGAAATGGCTAATCCCCAAGCAGGCATCGACGTCCTTGAGCGCCTATGGCCACTTGTGGAAGATATTGCAGATCGTGACAAGGCGCCTGCCTTGGAAGGACGCTTTGTAAATATGATGACATTCCCCAAAAAAGACAACTCCAAGTAA
- the rplT gene encoding 50S ribosomal protein L20, with translation MARVKTGVVRRRRHKKLLKLARGFYSGRRKHFRKAKEQLERSLVYAYRDRRQKKRDFRRLWITRINAACRLNDLSYSRFINGLNKANIVLDRKILADMAMNDPEAFAAVAAKAKAAL, from the coding sequence ATGGCAAGAGTAAAGACTGGGGTTGTCCGACGACGACGCCATAAGAAGTTATTGAAGTTAGCGCGTGGCTTTTACAGCGGACGCCGCAAACACTTTAGAAAAGCAAAAGAGCAGCTTGAGCGCAGTCTGGTGTACGCTTACCGTGACAGACGACAGAAAAAACGAGATTTTAGACGCCTTTGGATTACGCGTATCAACGCAGCATGCCGATTAAATGACCTGAGCTACTCACGTTTCATTAATGGTCTTAATAAAGCCAACATCGTGCTTGACCGTAAAATTCTAGCTGACATGGCAATGAACGACCCTGAAGCATTTGCTGCTGTTGCTGCCAAGGCAAAAGCCGCTCTGTAA
- a CDS encoding coproporphyrinogen III oxidase family protein, with protein sequence MPLNFVQSSTVFWAEKIMRKSLANHLVITPVKEEIKRKAKPGHTYMLYIHIPFCHTFCSYCSFHKFYYNEEKALQYFSFVRHELRKVKEQGYDFETLYVGGGTTLINEPELIKTLEYAKSLFNIKEVSCESDPNHLAPNSLRRFRGLIDRLSIGVQSFDDTLLKRIGRYEKFGSGAQIQEKLLKMAGILPTTSIDLIFNFPGQTEEQLLRDVITAQALDIDQITTYPLMQSNLMKKSISKAFDGQKSDNEHRFYELIRGAMNQYRPVNGWAFSRQEEKLSDEYVGSHSEYVGVGSGSFSFLEGTLYVNAFDLDQYMDKVANEESAVIASCAFTPKQRVQYQFMTSLFDGMVDIAQFNQMLKTNVERVMGKEITMLKLAGAIEISDGVIVPTEFGSYVSLVLMREFYAGMDGVRAMFRSQPKVDKIVNL encoded by the coding sequence ATGCCATTAAATTTTGTTCAATCATCCACAGTGTTTTGGGCTGAAAAAATTATGCGGAAGTCTTTGGCTAACCACCTTGTTATCACGCCAGTCAAAGAAGAGATAAAGCGCAAAGCAAAACCTGGACACACTTACATGCTTTACATTCACATTCCTTTTTGTCATACGTTTTGTTCTTACTGCTCTTTTCATAAATTTTATTACAACGAAGAAAAGGCATTACAGTATTTTTCTTTTGTACGGCACGAATTGCGCAAGGTAAAAGAGCAGGGGTATGATTTTGAAACCTTGTATGTAGGTGGCGGTACAACGCTTATAAATGAACCAGAACTTATTAAGACGTTAGAATACGCCAAAAGCCTTTTTAATATCAAAGAAGTTTCTTGTGAAAGTGACCCAAACCACCTTGCACCAAATAGCTTGCGTCGCTTTCGTGGGTTGATTGACCGTCTTTCCATCGGGGTGCAAAGTTTTGATGACACGCTTTTAAAACGCATTGGACGGTATGAAAAATTTGGCTCAGGCGCGCAAATTCAAGAAAAGCTTTTGAAAATGGCAGGTATTTTGCCTACCACAAGTATTGATTTAATTTTTAACTTTCCAGGCCAAACAGAAGAACAGCTTTTACGTGATGTAATTACAGCGCAAGCGTTGGATATTGATCAAATTACAACCTACCCTCTCATGCAGTCAAATCTTATGAAGAAGTCTATCTCGAAGGCATTTGATGGGCAAAAAAGTGACAATGAACACCGTTTTTATGAGCTCATTCGAGGCGCCATGAACCAGTACCGTCCTGTTAATGGGTGGGCTTTTTCTCGCCAAGAAGAGAAGCTAAGTGATGAATATGTGGGAAGCCATAGCGAATATGTGGGTGTTGGAAGTGGTTCTTTTAGCTTTTTGGAGGGCACTTTGTACGTTAATGCTTTTGATTTGGACCAATATATGGACAAGGTAGCCAACGAAGAGAGTGCTGTTATTGCTTCATGTGCGTTCACTCCTAAGCAACGGGTGCAGTATCAGTTCATGACCTCTTTGTTCGATGGCATGGTAGATATTGCCCAGTTTAATCAAATGCTCAAAACCAATGTAGAACGGGTAATGGGTAAGGAAATTACCATGCTAAAACTTGCCGGTGCTATTGAGATTTCTGATGGTGTGATTGTCCCTACAGAATTTGGGAGTTATGTTTCTTTGGTGTTGATGCGAGAGTTTTATGCAGGCATGGACGGGGTGCGCGCGATGTTTCGGTCCCAGCCCAAAGTCGATAAAATTGTCAACCTATAG
- the ccoG gene encoding cytochrome c oxidase accessory protein CcoG translates to MSCATCTPVFYNKKRYLTFGIITLVALALPFIALEGNHLFLLSFDKKQLHLLFTTFDMQELYLMPFLLMLLFLGVFLVTTLGGRVWCGWACPQTIFRVVYRDLIETKLLGIRRTIANKQTPPKENQGFKKALAVAIWIGLAFLVASNFMWYFIPPEDFFTYLRSPAEHPVLFGFLFAISGFLIFDILLLKENFCIYVCPYARVQSVMYDEETLQTLYDTKRGGLVFDASGKKLWSKPPGKDDECTGCEACVRICPTHIDIRKGMQLECINCLECADACTKVMNKLGKETLISWTSPNALTQHRNTKFLRFRTLAYGIVLSVVFGLLLFMGTQKEYMLLNINRTTELYKVQEKSIENAYTFLFQNTDSVDHTYHFEVDHPHIRIERPREPFLLQAGQKAKRIVILSTDQELARDERKDTPIPIVITAYAVDQKEKISITRNTVFVYPRQSIIKEGR, encoded by the coding sequence ATGAGTTGTGCTACTTGCACCCCAGTGTTTTATAACAAAAAACGCTACCTAACCTTTGGCATCATCACCCTTGTTGCTCTTGCCTTGCCCTTTATTGCCCTCGAGGGGAACCACTTGTTCTTATTGAGTTTTGATAAAAAACAACTGCATCTTTTGTTTACAACCTTTGATATGCAAGAACTTTACCTGATGCCCTTTTTGCTAATGCTTCTGTTTTTGGGTGTTTTCCTTGTAACCACCCTTGGTGGCAGGGTGTGGTGCGGGTGGGCATGTCCTCAAACGATTTTTCGTGTTGTGTATCGTGATCTTATTGAGACAAAACTGTTGGGCATTCGTCGCACTATCGCCAACAAACAAACACCCCCGAAAGAGAACCAAGGCTTTAAAAAAGCGCTTGCGGTTGCTATTTGGATAGGATTAGCGTTTCTTGTTGCTTCTAACTTTATGTGGTATTTTATTCCCCCTGAGGATTTTTTTACCTACTTACGCTCGCCTGCTGAACATCCTGTTTTGTTTGGTTTTTTGTTTGCCATTAGTGGGTTTTTAATTTTTGATATTCTCCTGCTAAAGGAAAATTTTTGCATCTATGTGTGCCCTTATGCGCGCGTGCAATCGGTGATGTACGACGAAGAGACCCTACAAACCCTTTATGACACCAAACGCGGTGGCCTTGTCTTTGATGCTAGCGGAAAAAAACTTTGGAGCAAGCCTCCTGGCAAAGACGATGAATGCACAGGATGCGAAGCGTGTGTTCGGATTTGTCCTACCCATATTGACATCCGAAAAGGAATGCAGCTTGAGTGCATTAACTGCCTTGAATGTGCCGATGCGTGTACTAAAGTCATGAATAAATTAGGAAAAGAGACCCTTATCTCATGGACAAGCCCTAACGCGCTTACCCAACACCGAAACACTAAATTTTTGCGTTTTCGCACCTTGGCCTATGGTATTGTTTTGTCTGTGGTGTTTGGGCTATTGCTGTTTATGGGAACTCAAAAAGAGTATATGCTACTCAACATCAACCGCACCACGGAACTCTACAAGGTACAAGAAAAAAGTATTGAAAATGCTTACACATTTTTATTTCAAAACACTGATAGCGTAGACCACACTTACCATTTTGAAGTAGACCATCCACACATTCGTATTGAGCGTCCGCGCGAACCATTTTTACTCCAAGCTGGTCAAAAAGCCAAGCGCATTGTGATTCTCTCTACCGATCAAGAACTTGCACGAGATGAGCGCAAAGACACGCCTATTCCCATTGTTATCACGGCTTATGCTGTTGATCAGAAAGAGAAAATTAGCATTACCAGAAACACAGTTTTTGTTTATCCGCGTCAAAGTATTATTAAAGAAGGGCGTTAA
- the rpmI gene encoding 50S ribosomal protein L35, translating into MPKMKTVRGAAKRFKATKNKIKRGSAFRSHILTKKPTKRMRGLKASQYVDSTNVNGVKLMLNQK; encoded by the coding sequence ATGCCGAAAATGAAAACGGTACGTGGTGCGGCAAAGCGCTTTAAAGCGACAAAAAACAAGATTAAACGCGGTTCAGCATTCCGTAGCCACATCTTGACTAAAAAGCCCACTAAGCGTATGCGCGGACTTAAAGCATCACAGTATGTTGACAGCACTAACGTCAACGGCGTGAAATTGATGCTCAATCAAAAGTAA
- a CDS encoding recombinase family protein, with amino-acid sequence MAIILLKNMTKKVNIIEQQQHVLKYAATHGIPIHSTEIETSDASLVLEDRKEFKGFLRSLNNNETLLVYDVWALSTHVDELAKVFECLLKRDITLHVCHTEEIVSSSLSALNALSVLVRIREEGIHPKEQASQGRPKGRMSQSKFDTYRAKVIEYLEEGISVSEIAKLLHVSRSSLKDYINSRGLKELAKTKKKLLYATPTKQPTKEKKPEKECELIAQPPLGGNA; translated from the coding sequence ATGGCAATTATACTTCTAAAAAATATGACCAAAAAGGTTAATATTATCGAACAGCAGCAGCATGTTTTAAAGTATGCGGCTACACACGGCATCCCCATCCACTCTACTGAAATTGAGACTTCTGACGCGTCTTTGGTCTTGGAAGATCGCAAAGAGTTTAAGGGATTTTTACGTTCTTTGAACAACAATGAAACCCTGCTTGTTTACGATGTTTGGGCTCTGAGCACACACGTTGATGAACTTGCAAAGGTCTTTGAATGTTTGCTAAAAAGAGACATTACTTTACATGTATGCCACACCGAAGAGATTGTCTCTAGTAGCCTTAGCGCACTCAATGCGCTGTCTGTTTTGGTGCGTATACGAGAAGAAGGCATACACCCTAAAGAGCAAGCTTCTCAAGGGCGCCCCAAAGGAAGGATGTCTCAATCTAAATTTGACACTTACCGCGCCAAAGTCATTGAGTATTTGGAAGAGGGAATTTCCGTCAGTGAAATTGCTAAACTTTTACATGTAAGCCGCAGTTCACTAAAAGATTATATTAATTCACGAGGTTTAAAAGAGCTGGCCAAAACAAAGAAAAAACTTCTCTACGCTACCCCAACAAAACAGCCCACAAAAGAGAAAAAGCCAGAAAAAGAGTGTGAATTAATTGCACAGCCCCCCCTGGGAGGCAACGCATGA